A genomic segment from Anaerobacillus sp. CMMVII encodes:
- a CDS encoding DEAD/DEAH box helicase family protein, protein MRQSDFVPTAISRLPDFCMPPLNSTYNYSETLQQLLSGRKLLFQEINLSIEIIHEHYLHGFVSYHKGITEKNGSYFCQRCGNQKRHLFAKHACARCEAECVYCRHCLTMGKVSQCSPLLTWTGTHVHYEKRNRALEWQGTLSQGQQHASEKIIAAVGTAKKLLIWAVCGAGKTEILFEGMNKAIEEGQNVVIATPRSDVVHELTPRIKSVFPQIAVISLFGGSEDRGKQGQLVLATTHQLLRYHDHFDFVVIDEVDAFPFSYDPMLKFAAKQAAKQTATTILLTATPDKKLQKSKDLEIVKIPTRYHGFPLPVPKSKWIGNWRKLLKKERVSDTIMDWLKNEWLLNSKRFYLFLQSPSSIKSFQSFKKRFPYSMAFTLKILIAAKKFKTSAKKSFKY, encoded by the coding sequence TTGCGGCAATCCGACTTCGTACCTACGGCCATTAGTAGGCTTCCGGACTTTTGTATGCCACCACTTAATTCTACGTATAACTATTCCGAAACACTCCAACAACTTCTAAGCGGTAGAAAACTCCTTTTTCAAGAGATTAACCTTTCAATCGAAATCATTCACGAGCATTATCTACATGGCTTTGTCAGCTACCATAAAGGAATCACTGAAAAAAATGGTTCATATTTTTGCCAGCGCTGTGGCAATCAGAAAAGACACTTATTTGCAAAGCATGCATGTGCAAGGTGCGAAGCAGAATGTGTGTATTGTCGCCACTGTTTGACGATGGGGAAGGTGTCGCAATGCTCACCATTACTTACTTGGACAGGGACGCACGTCCACTATGAAAAACGTAATCGGGCTCTTGAATGGCAAGGAACCTTGTCGCAAGGTCAGCAACACGCATCTGAGAAAATTATTGCAGCGGTCGGTACGGCGAAAAAGTTATTAATTTGGGCGGTTTGCGGTGCTGGAAAAACTGAGATCCTTTTTGAAGGGATGAACAAAGCGATTGAAGAAGGACAAAATGTCGTGATCGCGACACCAAGAAGTGATGTTGTTCATGAACTTACGCCTCGGATAAAAAGTGTCTTTCCACAAATAGCTGTGATCTCGTTATTTGGTGGCAGTGAAGATCGTGGAAAACAAGGGCAGCTTGTGCTAGCAACGACCCACCAACTCCTCAGATACCACGACCACTTTGACTTCGTCGTCATAGATGAAGTAGATGCCTTCCCGTTCTCCTATGACCCGATGCTGAAATTTGCAGCCAAACAAGCGGCTAAGCAAACGGCCACAACGATCCTCTTAACCGCCACTCCTGATAAAAAACTCCAAAAGTCAAAAGATCTCGAGATCGTTAAAATACCGACGCGCTACCATGGCTTTCCGCTTCCGGTTCCTAAGTCCAAATGGATTGGAAACTGGCGTAAGCTGTTAAAAAAAGAGCGGGTGTCAGACACCATCATGGATTGGTTAAAAAACGAATGGTTACTAAACAGCAAGCGTTTCTATTTGTTCCTTCAGTCACCGTCCTCGATCAAATCGTTCCAATCCTTCAAAAAACGTTTCCCCTACTCGATGGCGTTCACGCTGAAGATCCTAATCGCCGCGAAAAAGTTCAAAACTTCCGCCAAAAAGAGCTTCAAATATTAG
- a CDS encoding flagellar protein FlgN: MSAQLIIECLKKLDQVHQSFHELAKEKTNVIIKGDISHFRMILQKETSQLKKLQQLEQERSRLVRYFLNGKGLAIESGTITELLPYISDMEKKELLELQKRLVAEIQSLKQTNDLNQQLIQDSLRFVNLSLDVLQPELETGNYNRVKNNESEPLGRSLFDSKA; this comes from the coding sequence ATGTCTGCCCAACTCATTATTGAATGTTTAAAAAAACTAGATCAAGTTCATCAATCCTTTCATGAACTTGCCAAAGAAAAAACCAATGTCATTATTAAGGGTGACATCTCTCACTTCCGGATGATCCTTCAAAAAGAAACGTCCCAATTAAAAAAGCTACAGCAATTAGAACAAGAACGGTCTAGGTTAGTTCGATATTTTCTAAACGGCAAGGGATTGGCAATAGAAAGCGGAACGATCACGGAGCTCCTTCCCTATATTTCAGATATGGAAAAAAAGGAGTTATTAGAGTTGCAGAAAAGATTAGTGGCCGAAATTCAAAGCTTAAAGCAAACAAATGATTTAAATCAGCAGCTAATCCAAGATTCGTTACGGTTTGTGAACCTATCCCTTGATGTCTTGCAACCTGAACTTGAGACTGGGAATTATAACAGAGTGAAAAATAACGAGTCTGAGCCGCTCGGACGTTCATTATTTGACTCAAAAGCATAA
- a CDS encoding sensor histidine kinase, whose product MANNTTLDDILKKMVDTVSDSKEQVFDITEQSRNEYSQLQIELAEVQMQVAAVIKNTDRTELHARFARNRLAEVSKNFDKFTDEEVRTAYEQANDFRVKLALLKQEEKQLRERRDTLERRLIAIQDTIKKAEALVGQITVVLNYLTSDLQQVNEMVQGAKKIQEYGLQIIEAQEEERKRVSREIHDGPAQMMANVLLRSELVERIYREKGIEDALLEIRDLRSMVKNSLSEVRRIIYDLRPMALDDLGVVPTLTKYLKNFQERTGITISFRNFGKEERLPATLEIALFRFVQEAVQNAYKHANPNEVQVKMEIKMNKVLLVVKDDGKGFDLNEKKEGSFGLLGMKERVNMLKGQLSIDSKINRGTTIMIAIPIHT is encoded by the coding sequence ATGGCGAATAACACAACATTAGACGATATATTAAAAAAAATGGTTGATACTGTAAGTGATAGTAAAGAGCAAGTTTTTGATATAACTGAACAATCACGAAACGAATATTCGCAATTACAAATAGAGCTAGCTGAAGTACAAATGCAGGTTGCGGCTGTTATTAAAAATACGGATCGCACGGAGCTTCATGCACGTTTTGCTCGCAATCGTCTAGCTGAGGTTAGTAAAAATTTTGATAAATTCACTGATGAAGAGGTTCGTACAGCTTACGAACAAGCAAATGATTTTCGTGTTAAGCTCGCGTTACTGAAGCAAGAAGAAAAACAGCTTCGCGAACGTCGTGACACACTTGAGCGCAGGCTCATTGCCATTCAAGATACGATAAAAAAAGCAGAAGCGTTAGTTGGCCAAATAACAGTCGTTTTAAACTATTTAACGAGTGATTTGCAGCAAGTGAACGAAATGGTACAAGGTGCAAAAAAAATCCAAGAGTATGGGTTGCAGATAATCGAAGCGCAGGAAGAAGAACGAAAGCGAGTCTCAAGAGAGATACACGATGGACCAGCACAAATGATGGCCAATGTCTTGCTTCGTTCTGAGCTTGTTGAACGTATTTACCGTGAAAAAGGGATTGAGGACGCGTTGTTAGAAATACGTGACTTGAGGTCGATGGTAAAAAATTCATTATCTGAAGTGAGAAGGATTATATATGATTTGCGCCCAATGGCCCTAGATGATCTTGGGGTAGTCCCGACGCTAACAAAGTATTTAAAAAACTTTCAAGAGCGTACGGGTATAACGATTTCATTCCGAAACTTTGGTAAAGAAGAACGCCTCCCTGCAACACTTGAAATTGCTCTTTTTCGATTTGTCCAAGAAGCTGTTCAAAATGCCTATAAACATGCCAATCCAAATGAAGTTCAAGTCAAAATGGAAATAAAAATGAACAAGGTTCTTTTAGTGGTGAAGGATGATGGCAAAGGCTTCGATCTTAACGAAAAGAAGGAAGGTAGCTTTGGATTACTAGGAATGAAAGAACGGGTCAACATGTTAAAGGGTCAATTATCGATCGACTCCAAAATCAATAGAGGCACAACCATCATGATTGCTATACCAATCCATACATAA
- the flgL gene encoding flagellar hook-associated protein FlgL, whose product MRITQTMLSNNTLRHMSNSYQKLGKIQDQLATGKKITRASQDPVVAMNGMRYRSQVTEIEQFNRNLSETYNWMDTADSSLDKVTLTLQRIRELTVQATNDSYEDTQRENIRKEITQLREHLMALANTKANNKYIFNGTNTINPPVDEKQMNAALAEALATGVVPPLADAVSKNGEAVQFELLKGVNVGVNINPTNVFSEKFFSDIISLEKTLGNPNSKATDIEGFIDLVANHIDSVVNERAELGARVNRVEMIEDRIMEQEVIARRILSNNEDADMEKVIIDLVSQESVHRAALSAGARIIQPSLLDFLR is encoded by the coding sequence ATGAGAATTACGCAAACGATGTTATCGAATAATACCCTTCGACATATGTCAAATAGCTACCAAAAGCTAGGGAAGATTCAAGATCAATTAGCGACGGGGAAGAAAATTACACGGGCCTCTCAAGACCCTGTTGTTGCTATGAATGGTATGCGCTATCGCTCACAGGTAACTGAAATAGAACAATTTAACCGAAACCTATCAGAAACGTACAATTGGATGGATACGGCAGATTCTTCATTAGACAAAGTTACCCTGACACTTCAGCGGATCAGAGAGCTTACAGTCCAAGCAACGAATGATAGTTATGAAGATACGCAACGAGAGAACATTCGTAAAGAGATCACGCAATTACGGGAGCACCTCATGGCCCTCGCAAATACAAAAGCAAATAATAAATATATCTTTAATGGGACCAATACGATTAATCCACCGGTTGATGAGAAGCAGATGAATGCAGCCCTAGCGGAGGCCCTTGCTACTGGAGTTGTTCCGCCGCTAGCTGATGCTGTTTCAAAGAATGGTGAAGCGGTTCAATTTGAACTGTTAAAAGGAGTGAATGTCGGTGTAAATATTAACCCGACAAATGTTTTTTCTGAAAAATTCTTCAGTGATATTATTTCTTTAGAAAAAACGCTCGGGAACCCAAACTCTAAAGCTACTGACATTGAAGGGTTTATTGACCTAGTCGCAAATCATATCGATAGTGTTGTCAATGAACGTGCAGAGTTGGGGGCCCGTGTAAATCGAGTTGAAATGATTGAAGACCGAATTATGGAGCAAGAAGTGATTGCTAGACGGATACTTTCAAATAATGAAGACGCCGATATGGAAAAAGTCATTATTGATCTTGTTTCACAAGAAAGTGTACATCGTGCGGCTCTCTCAGCTGGGGCAAGAATTATCCAGCCATCGTTGTTAGACTTTTTACGTTAG
- a CDS encoding helicase-related protein has protein sequence MLQKTFPLLDGVHAEDPNRREKVQNFRQKELQILVTTTILERGVTVENVAVAVYGADDDIFTESALVQISGRVGRSARFPTGDIHFFHYGQTEAMLDAIDHINLMNKLGGF, from the coding sequence ATCCTTCAAAAAACGTTTCCCCTACTCGATGGCGTTCACGCTGAAGATCCTAATCGCCGCGAAAAAGTTCAAAACTTCCGCCAAAAAGAGCTTCAAATATTAGTGACAACGACGATTTTAGAACGAGGCGTTACGGTTGAAAACGTAGCTGTCGCTGTTTATGGTGCAGATGACGACATTTTTACTGAAAGTGCTCTTGTGCAAATCTCTGGTCGTGTTGGTCGTAGTGCCAGGTTTCCAACGGGTGATATTCACTTTTTTCATTATGGTCAAACAGAGGCGATGCTAGATGCAATTGACCATATTAACTTAATGAATAAGTTGGGAGGTTTTTAA
- a CDS encoding response regulator transcription factor, giving the protein MYEQTEKTIKIIIIDDHQLFREGVKRILAMEDNFDIIAEGDDGAKAMQLVEQCQPDVILMDINMPKVNGVEATRQLIEAYPGIKVLILSIHDDETYVTHVLKTGASGYLLKEMDADSLIEAVKVVADGGAYIHPKVTHNLINEYRRLASDKTQETEIGFREVEYRRPLHVLTRRECEVLQLMTDGKSNRSIGEILFISEKTVKNHVSNILQKMNVNDRTQAVVEAIKNGWVIVR; this is encoded by the coding sequence ATGTACGAGCAAACAGAAAAGACTATAAAGATAATAATTATTGATGATCATCAGCTTTTCCGTGAAGGGGTAAAGCGAATTTTAGCGATGGAAGATAATTTTGATATTATTGCTGAGGGTGATGACGGTGCCAAGGCAATGCAATTGGTCGAGCAATGTCAGCCTGACGTCATTTTAATGGATATTAACATGCCTAAAGTGAACGGTGTCGAGGCAACACGTCAACTGATTGAGGCCTATCCAGGCATTAAAGTACTGATTCTGTCCATTCATGATGATGAAACGTACGTGACACATGTGTTGAAAACAGGAGCTTCTGGCTATTTATTAAAAGAGATGGATGCAGATTCGTTAATTGAAGCTGTCAAAGTAGTGGCTGATGGGGGCGCCTACATTCATCCAAAAGTAACCCATAATTTAATTAACGAATACCGTCGTTTAGCTTCAGATAAAACACAAGAAACAGAAATTGGCTTCCGAGAAGTCGAATACCGACGCCCGTTACATGTTTTAACCCGTCGTGAATGTGAAGTCCTTCAGTTAATGACGGATGGTAAAAGCAATCGTTCAATCGGAGAAATCTTATTTATTAGTGAAAAAACAGTGAAAAACCATGTAAGTAATATTCTCCAAAAAATGAACGTAAATGATCGCACTCAAGCTGTTGTTGAAGCAATTAAAAATGGTTGGGTAATCGTTAGGTAA
- a CDS encoding DegV family protein, translating to MSKIAVVTDSTAYIPKHVRDELEITMVPLNVIFGHESYKEEVEITADDFYEMMKKAENLPTTSQPAIGELAMEFERLAKDFDQVISIHLSSGISGTFQSAVAAGSMVEGIEVIPFDSEISCMPQGFYVLEAARMAKAGKTAEEIINRLNEMKENMRAYFIADDLSHLHRGGRLNGAQLVLGSLLQIKPVLHFEDKKIVPFEKVRTAKKALNRIYGLIEEDVQKDAPLHISVIHGNCEEEAVKIADHLKLQYPHADICISYFGPVIGTHLGQGSLGIGWYKG from the coding sequence ATGAGCAAGATAGCGGTTGTAACTGATAGTACGGCCTACATTCCTAAACATGTAAGGGATGAGCTAGAAATAACGATGGTGCCTTTAAACGTTATTTTTGGTCATGAGTCTTATAAGGAAGAAGTAGAAATTACTGCTGATGATTTTTATGAGATGATGAAAAAAGCAGAAAATCTGCCAACAACATCACAGCCAGCAATTGGTGAACTTGCGATGGAGTTCGAGCGTCTCGCTAAAGACTTTGATCAGGTCATTTCAATTCATCTTTCAAGTGGTATTAGTGGCACTTTTCAATCTGCAGTTGCTGCAGGCAGTATGGTTGAAGGAATTGAAGTGATTCCGTTCGACTCCGAAATAAGTTGTATGCCACAAGGTTTTTACGTTCTTGAGGCAGCGAGGATGGCCAAAGCTGGGAAGACGGCTGAGGAGATCATCAATCGACTTAACGAAATGAAAGAAAATATGCGTGCATATTTCATTGCTGATGATTTAAGTCATCTTCATCGTGGTGGGAGACTAAATGGAGCACAATTAGTTCTTGGTAGTTTGCTTCAAATTAAGCCTGTCCTACACTTTGAAGATAAGAAAATTGTTCCGTTTGAAAAAGTACGGACTGCAAAGAAAGCGTTAAATCGAATTTACGGTCTTATTGAAGAAGATGTACAAAAAGACGCGCCACTTCATATTTCTGTCATTCATGGCAACTGTGAAGAAGAAGCTGTAAAAATTGCTGATCATCTCAAGTTACAGTACCCACACGCGGATATTTGTATTAGTTATTTCGGTCCAGTCATTGGCACACACCTTGGACAAGGTAGCCTTGGGATTGGATGGTATAAAGGATAG
- the csrA gene encoding carbon storage regulator CsrA, which produces MLVLTRKKDQSIMIGDDIEITILAVDGDQIKLGINAPRNIEIHRKEIFLAIQDENNKAANTSMNLLQQLTNNFQRQEK; this is translated from the coding sequence ATGCTCGTCTTAACCCGGAAAAAAGACCAATCGATTATGATCGGCGACGATATTGAAATTACCATCTTAGCAGTTGATGGTGACCAAATTAAACTTGGCATTAACGCACCAAGAAACATTGAGATCCACCGCAAAGAGATTTTCCTAGCCATCCAAGACGAGAACAATAAGGCAGCAAATACTTCCATGAACCTGTTGCAGCAGTTGACGAATAACTTTCAGAGACAAGAAAAATAA
- a CDS encoding ComF family protein, producing the protein MYCLWCHTAFIEKVSWEYVFGRATTLPICQQCSGSFKEITGEICDKCGRTFSGVDPQYRHGQLCHDCVRWGDGGLVKNRSVFVYNSFLQEVIGRWKYRGDAELVKLFWPKLQILVKQFETIDAVVPIPLSPERLYERSFNQAQALAEGLPYPIVEAIIRPIGVTKQSKKSRQQRLHQEDRFQIGLVPASLCKGKSLLLVDDIYTTGATLYSAAAILKQHGAAAVYSITVARG; encoded by the coding sequence ATGTACTGTTTGTGGTGCCATACCGCTTTTATTGAAAAGGTGAGCTGGGAATATGTATTTGGCAGAGCGACAACTCTACCAATCTGTCAGCAATGTAGCGGCAGCTTTAAAGAAATTACAGGGGAGATTTGTGATAAGTGCGGACGCACCTTTAGCGGTGTAGATCCACAGTACCGTCACGGTCAGTTATGTCATGACTGTGTGCGCTGGGGAGACGGAGGATTGGTGAAAAATCGTTCGGTCTTTGTTTACAATTCATTTTTACAGGAAGTAATTGGGAGGTGGAAATATCGAGGGGATGCCGAGCTTGTAAAATTATTTTGGCCAAAGCTTCAAATTCTAGTTAAGCAATTTGAGACGATTGATGCGGTTGTTCCGATTCCACTAAGTCCCGAACGATTATATGAACGAAGCTTTAACCAAGCACAAGCACTTGCTGAAGGGCTACCTTATCCAATTGTTGAAGCGATCATTAGACCTATCGGAGTAACCAAGCAAAGTAAAAAAAGCCGTCAACAACGCTTACACCAAGAAGACCGGTTTCAAATTGGTTTGGTCCCAGCCTCTTTATGCAAAGGGAAATCGCTGTTACTAGTCGATGATATTTACACAACAGGAGCGACGCTGTATTCAGCAGCAGCTATTTTAAAACAACACGGGGCAGCAGCTGTTTATTCAATTACTGTTGCTAGAGGGTGA
- the flgK gene encoding flagellar hook-associated protein FlgK, whose amino-acid sequence MRSTFQGLETARRALYTSQTALHTTGHNIANANTPGFSRQRVNLTTTTPFPGVGFNRPGIPGQIGTGVQAGSIQRIREGFLDLQFRNETSKFGYWDTKHTALEKMEDIMNEPSEKGLANTLDKFWTSLQDLSVHPEDSGARSVVRQRGMALAETFNYTANSLVAIQRDLKSQIDITIKDINSIAKQINSINKQIAGIEPHGYLPNDLYDERDLLVDQLSQLVNIKVEPVRSDGLALEIAEGKYTIKLIDDNGQELGITLVDGRDLTHNEVQVTYDQDTGLVDKIKFGPEKLETGVNRVVSELNFEDFTAIGKLQANLEVHGYLGKDGSEQGVYPKMLQELDQMAYTFVQEFNRVHNEGWTLNDVKNGNKGASVDFFTYKDFQPTSNNIKGAALKLMVSDDIIRELDNIAASLGGFSGDGANALALANVKDALLDFGGTTTTVQSFYQGVIGEMAVNTNEAARMVYNTETLRLSINQRRESVSGVSLDEEMTNLIQFQHAYNAAARTITLVDEMLDRIINGMGTAGR is encoded by the coding sequence ATGCGGTCAACCTTTCAGGGACTAGAAACGGCTCGACGTGCCCTTTATACGTCACAAACTGCATTACATACGACAGGACATAACATTGCAAATGCCAATACACCAGGATTTTCCAGACAACGAGTGAATCTAACAACGACAACCCCGTTTCCAGGAGTTGGTTTTAATAGACCAGGAATTCCAGGGCAGATTGGTACGGGGGTTCAGGCAGGCTCAATTCAAAGAATTAGAGAAGGATTTCTTGATTTGCAATTCCGTAATGAAACAAGTAAATTTGGATATTGGGATACAAAGCATACGGCTTTAGAGAAGATGGAAGATATTATGAATGAGCCAAGTGAAAAAGGCTTAGCAAATACACTCGATAAATTTTGGACATCATTGCAAGACTTATCAGTTCACCCTGAAGATTCAGGGGCTAGATCGGTTGTACGGCAAAGAGGAATGGCATTAGCTGAAACCTTTAATTATACAGCCAACTCCTTAGTTGCTATTCAGCGTGACTTAAAGTCGCAGATTGATATAACGATAAAAGATATTAATTCAATCGCAAAGCAAATTAATTCAATAAACAAACAAATAGCTGGAATTGAGCCACATGGTTATCTACCGAATGACCTTTACGATGAACGAGACTTATTAGTCGACCAACTGTCACAGTTAGTTAACATCAAAGTCGAGCCAGTTAGAAGTGATGGACTAGCACTAGAGATAGCAGAAGGTAAGTATACGATTAAACTTATTGACGACAATGGGCAGGAACTCGGCATAACTCTGGTTGATGGCAGAGATTTAACACATAATGAAGTTCAAGTTACTTATGACCAGGATACTGGTCTAGTGGATAAAATAAAATTTGGCCCTGAAAAGTTGGAAACAGGTGTTAATAGAGTGGTTTCTGAACTCAACTTTGAAGACTTTACAGCGATTGGAAAATTGCAAGCAAATTTAGAAGTCCATGGTTACCTTGGAAAAGACGGCTCAGAACAAGGCGTTTATCCAAAAATGCTGCAAGAGTTAGATCAAATGGCATACACCTTTGTTCAGGAGTTTAATAGAGTTCATAACGAGGGTTGGACCTTAAATGATGTAAAAAATGGAAACAAAGGTGCCTCAGTTGATTTTTTCACGTATAAAGATTTTCAACCAACCTCTAATAATATCAAGGGTGCAGCTTTAAAACTTATGGTCTCAGATGATATTATTCGAGAATTAGATAACATAGCGGCGTCATTAGGTGGATTTTCTGGAGATGGAGCCAATGCCTTAGCCTTAGCAAACGTGAAAGATGCCTTACTTGACTTTGGTGGAACAACCACAACCGTGCAAAGCTTTTATCAAGGTGTCATCGGTGAAATGGCAGTTAACACAAACGAAGCAGCCAGGATGGTTTATAACACAGAAACATTAAGACTGTCGATTAACCAACGCCGTGAAAGTGTAAGTGGCGTTTCCTTAGACGAAGAAATGACAAATTTAATTCAATTCCAACATGCCTATAATGCAGCGGCGAGAACCATAACCCTCGTTGACGAAATGCTAGATAGGATTATCAATGGCATGGGTACGGCGGGGAGATAA
- the fliW gene encoding flagellar assembly protein FliW yields MIIKTKYLGEVEINEESIIKFENGIPSFLDEKQFVLLPFGQETPLYILQSVITPELGFVCVSPFQFFPDYQVKLSDSNLEALVIEKEEDVALYVILTVQDPFTDTTANLQGPIVINTKKQKAKQILLSETNYRTKHLLMPQTVGQEG; encoded by the coding sequence GTGATAATAAAAACAAAGTATTTAGGTGAAGTAGAGATAAATGAAGAGAGTATAATCAAATTTGAAAATGGAATTCCAAGCTTTTTAGACGAAAAGCAGTTTGTTTTACTGCCGTTCGGCCAAGAAACACCGCTATACATCTTGCAATCAGTCATTACCCCTGAATTAGGATTTGTCTGTGTCTCACCATTTCAATTTTTCCCTGATTACCAAGTCAAGCTTTCAGACTCAAACCTTGAAGCATTAGTGATTGAAAAAGAAGAGGACGTTGCCTTGTATGTGATCTTAACCGTCCAAGACCCGTTTACCGATACAACTGCAAACCTTCAAGGACCAATCGTTATTAATACGAAAAAGCAAAAAGCAAAACAAATTCTATTAAGTGAAACAAACTATCGAACCAAGCATTTATTAATGCCACAAACTGTTGGGCAGGAGGGATAA
- a CDS encoding TIGR03826 family flagellar region protein encodes MPELLNCPRCNKIFVKAFREVCNNCHQQEEDDFQKVYHYVRKKDNRRATIHEVEEATGVEKEFIYKFIKQGRISLHSFPNLAYPCESCGTMIREGRICSDCRGNITDGLERLDIEKTFAERNKREENSKITTYHSVNNRFDRNR; translated from the coding sequence ATGCCAGAATTACTAAATTGTCCGCGTTGCAATAAGATTTTTGTGAAAGCATTTCGAGAGGTCTGTAATAATTGTCACCAACAAGAAGAAGATGATTTTCAAAAAGTCTATCATTACGTAAGAAAAAAAGATAATCGAAGGGCAACAATTCATGAGGTAGAAGAGGCAACAGGTGTTGAAAAAGAATTCATTTATAAGTTTATCAAACAAGGAAGAATATCTTTACATAGTTTTCCTAATCTCGCATACCCATGTGAGTCTTGTGGCACAATGATTCGTGAAGGACGAATTTGTAGCGATTGTAGAGGCAACATCACAGATGGTTTAGAGCGTTTAGACATTGAAAAAACATTCGCAGAACGTAACAAGCGTGAGGAAAACAGTAAAATCACCACCTACCATTCAGTAAATAACAGATTTGATCGTAACCGTTAG
- the flgM gene encoding flagellar biosynthesis anti-sigma factor FlgM, translated as MKINPYGNLQNIYRKQLDKLQPKGEVTKKRDQLEISPQAKLLQQETRITTERKEKIEQLKAQVQSGEYKVNSQEVAKKFYEFWNE; from the coding sequence ATGAAAATTAATCCGTACGGAAATCTGCAAAATATTTACCGGAAGCAACTGGATAAACTACAACCTAAGGGAGAAGTAACCAAAAAACGCGATCAGTTAGAAATTTCTCCACAAGCAAAACTGCTGCAGCAGGAAACGAGAATTACAACGGAACGAAAAGAAAAAATTGAGCAGTTAAAGGCGCAGGTTCAGTCAGGAGAATACAAAGTAAACTCCCAGGAAGTGGCGAAAAAGTTTTACGAGTTTTGGAATGAATAG
- a CDS encoding DUF6470 family protein: MQLPTIAIQSVRGQTGMHSQRPHIEIKQASAVLSINQEHASIQMNTQPAKLSIDQTQAFASANLKHVYQLNKEFAAKAMSNASQVTAKYAREGDQLMKIENGGNVIPHLAKVNSVLFPEKQATVGQMPGPFQVKIHFQPSKTSVQVKGGIADIQVQRHEPTIQHRPWQTNIYLQQKQSISFQAVGVQVNQQL; this comes from the coding sequence ATGCAACTACCAACGATAGCAATCCAATCAGTACGTGGACAAACTGGTATGCACTCACAGCGCCCCCATATCGAAATAAAGCAAGCCAGTGCAGTACTTTCAATAAACCAAGAACATGCCAGTATCCAAATGAATACTCAACCAGCAAAGCTTAGCATCGACCAAACACAAGCTTTTGCTTCAGCGAATCTTAAGCATGTCTACCAGTTGAATAAAGAATTTGCAGCCAAAGCAATGAGTAACGCAAGTCAGGTGACAGCGAAATACGCCAGAGAAGGCGACCAACTTATGAAAATTGAAAATGGTGGCAATGTCATTCCTCACCTTGCAAAAGTAAATAGTGTTCTTTTCCCGGAGAAGCAGGCCACCGTCGGCCAGATGCCGGGTCCGTTTCAAGTAAAAATTCACTTTCAACCTAGCAAAACGAGCGTTCAAGTCAAAGGTGGCATAGCTGATATCCAGGTGCAAAGACATGAGCCTACGATACAACATCGTCCTTGGCAAACGAACATCTACTTACAACAAAAACAAAGCATATCCTTTCAAGCTGTCGGTGTTCAGGTAAATCAACAGCTTTAG